Proteins encoded by one window of Arachis hypogaea cultivar Tifrunner chromosome 1, arahy.Tifrunner.gnm2.J5K5, whole genome shotgun sequence:
- the LOC112707637 gene encoding G-type lectin S-receptor-like serine/threonine-protein kinase LECRK2 isoform X3 — MEFTEWIAQWKGDGITKIELGHSLSPKGNQSSSWLSSSGHFAFGFYPHAQGYGYAVGIWLLGEPDITLVWTANRNDPPLPSSSTLLLTIDGLVLQQGQKITNNVTGASMASMLDSGNFVIYDDSHVVVWQSFDHPTDTILGGQNLTAANRLVSSLSKTDHSTGLFYLIMQESDSNLVAYPLKTLPYAEDHYWAEIDNATTGSVQLSLNTEGFLCLREHQCFVNNTNLLKNSNSQKQNTTSIYRATFDFDGVFRLYEHQFDGEGNRRQLSVQIRWEALHDKCQINGFCGFNSYCSNTNMCHCYPGFVPISNNGMFLECKLNYSKDECQSNPDPSSLYDVTLLEHMSWSDFPYLVKKETTMEACEESCKEDCDCGGALYANNGGICSIYRLPLRYGRKVPNASDTATAIFKVPYHSGFLINQTHLDPDSHVVVDNKRSLILILSSSLGSVTLLCVIIAVSVFFNYRHHVYSYAKLSASSNLGITKECSLRSFSFDELVEATSGFTEEIGRGSYGAVYKGTITGDGSNKTVAVKRLERIADDEGEREFRAEVTAIARTHHRNLVKLVGYCIEGSRKLLVYEYVSNGCLANLLFKGKNHHHHHHDQALPWKERIKIALDVARGVQYLHEECGVRIVHCNLKPQNILIDEAWTAKISDFGLARLLKQPQQPEFLTDDEVRSSYLAPEWKNEASPSLSSCSSPLVSVKVDIYSYGVVVLEIVCRRRSIDVNVKCPEEVLLSSWVYQCYAEGELRKLVVNESEEEDTDWKTLERMVKVGLWCVQDDPSLRPSMKNVILMLEGWKPIPTPPSPLAST, encoded by the exons ATGGAGTTCACAGAGTGGATTGCACAATGGAAAG GTGATGGAATAACCAAGATTGAGTTGGGTCATTCCCTCTCTCCAAAAGGAAACCAATCTTCATCATGGTTATCAAGTTCTGGACATTTTGCATTTGGATTTTACCCTCATGCTCAAGGCTATGGCTATGCTGTTGGTATATGGCTGCTTGGTGAGCCTGACATCACTCTAGTATGGACTGCTAACCGCAACGATCCGCCGCTACCTTCTTCCTCCACCTTACTTTTGACCATTGATGGCTTGGTTCTTCAACAAGGACAAAAGATTACTAATAATGTCACAGGGGCTTCTATGGCATCCATGCTGGATTCCGGAAACTTTGTAATCTATGATGATTCACATGTTGTTGTGTGGCAAAGCTTTGATCATCCAACCGATACCATTTTAGGAGGTCAGAACTTAACTGCAGCAAACAGATTGGTGTCTAGTTTGTCCAAAACAGATCATTCCACTGGACTTTTCTATCTTATCATGCAAGAATCGGATAGCAACCTTGTTGCTTATCCCCTCAAAACCTTACCATACGCTGAGGATCACTACTGGGCTGAGATTGACAATGCTACTACCGG ttCGGTGCAGCTGAGTCTTAACACGGAAGGATTTCTTTGCCTAAGAGAGCATCAATGTTTTGTCAACAACACAAACTTGTTGAAAAATAGCAATTCTCAGAAACAGAACACAACCTCAATATACCGGGCAACATTTGATTTTGATGGGGTTTTCAGATTGTATGAGCACCAATTTGATGGTGAGGGAAATAGAAGGCAATTAAGTGTTCAAATTAGGTGGGAAGCCTTGCATGATAAATGCCAAATCAATGGTTTTTGTGGCTTCAACAGTTACTGCTCCAACACCAATATGTGTCACTGTTATCCTGGTTTCGTCCCCATCAGCAACAATGGCATGTTTCTGGAATGCAAACTGAACTACAGCAAAGACGAATGTCAATCTAATCCTGACCCATCTTCGCTGTACGATGTTACTCTTTTGGAGCACATGTCATGGAGTGATTTCCCATATTTGGTTAAAAAAGAAACAACAATGGAAGCATGTGAGGAATCTTGCAAGGAAGATTGTGATTGTGGGGGAGCATTGTATGCAAATAATGGTGGTATCTGCAGCATATACAGGCTTCCACTCAGATATGGCAGAAAGGTTCCAAATGCATCAGACACAGCCACAGCCATTTTCAAAGTTCCTTATCATTCAGGATTTCTAATTAACCAAACACATCTAGACCCGGATTCCCATGTTGTTGTTGATAACAAGAGAAGCCTAATACTGATTCTATCCTCTTCTTTGGGTTCTGTTACTTTGCTCTGTGTGATCATTGCTGTCTCGGTTTTCTTCAATTATAGGCATCATGTTTATAGTTATGCAAAGTTGTCTGCAAGCTCAAACCTGGGAATCACCAAGGAATGTTCATTGCGCTCGTTTTCCTTTGACGAACTTGTGGAAGCAACTAGTGGCTTCACGGAAGAGATAGGAAGAGGGTCTTATGGAGCAGTTTATAAAGGAACAATAACAGGTGATGGTAGTAACAAAACCGTTGCTGTGAAGAGACTAGAGAGGATTGCTGATGATGAAGGAGAGAGGGAATTCCGAGCTGAAGTTACTGCCATTGCTCGAACTCACCATAGGAATCTGGTTAAGCTTGTTGGGTATTGTATTGAAGGGTCAAGGAAGCTTCTTGTTTATGAATATGTTAGCAATGGCTGCCTCGCGAATCTTCTGTTTAAGGGTaagaatcatcatcatcatcatcatgatcagGCACTTCCATGgaaagagaggattaaaattgcATTGGATGTAGCCAGAGGAGTGCAGTATCTGCATGAAGAGTGCGGGGTTCGAATCGTCCATTGCAATCTTAAGCCACAAAATATACTGATTGATGAAGCATGGACAGCAAAGATATCTGATTTTGGATTAGCACGGCTTTTGAAGCAGCCTCAACAACCAGAGTTTCTTACTGATGATGAGGTAAGAAGCAGTTACTTGGCACCTGAATGGAAGAATGAGGCATCACCATCTTTATCTTCATGTTCATCTCCATTGGTGTCTGTGAAAGTTGATATTTACAGCTATGGGGTTGTGGTGTTGGAGATAGTGTGCCGCAGAAGAAGTATAGATGTAAACGTGAAGTGTCCAGAGGAGGTTCTTCTTTCAAGTTGGGTGTATCAGTGTTATGCAGAAGGAGAGTTGAGGAAGCTTGTTGTTAATGAATCAGAAGAAGAGGATACAGATTGGAAGACATTAGAGAGAATGGTGAAGGTGGGGTTGTGGTGTGTGCAGGATGATCCATCACTGCGTCCTTCAATGAAGAATGTTATCTTGATGTTGGAAGGTTGGAAACCTATTCCAACTCCTCCATCTCCTCTTGCTTCAACTTAA
- the LOC112707637 gene encoding G-type lectin S-receptor-like serine/threonine-protein kinase LECRK2 isoform X1 has protein sequence MASKSPILIVLLFLSSILLLHSSLADAGDGITKIELGHSLSPKGNQSSSWLSSSGHFAFGFYPHAQGYGYAVGIWLLGEPDITLVWTANRNDPPLPSSSTLLLTIDGLVLQQGQKITNNVTGASMASMLDSGNFVIYDDSHVVVWQSFDHPTDTILGGQNLTAANRLVSSLSKTDHSTGLFYLIMQESDSNLVAYPLKTLPYAEDHYWAEIDNATTGSVQLSLNTEGFLCLREHQCFVNNTNLLKNSNSQKQNTTSIYRATFDFDGVFRLYEHQFDGEGNRRQLSVQIRWEALHDKCQINGFCGFNSYCSNTNMCHCYPGFVPISNNGMFLECKLNYSKDECQSNPDPSSLYDVTLLEHMSWSDFPYLVKKETTMEACEESCKEDCDCGGALYANNGGICSIYRLPLRYGRKVPNASDTATAIFKVPYHSGFLINQTHLDPDSHVVVDNKRSLILILSSSLGSVTLLCVIIAVSVFFNYRHHVYSYAKLSASSNLGITKECSLRSFSFDELVEATSGFTEEIGRGSYGAVYKGTITGDGSNKTVAVKRLERIADDEGEREFRAEVTAIARTHHRNLVKLVGYCIEGSRKLLVYEYVSNGCLANLLFKGKNHHHHHHDQALPWKERIKIALDVARGVQYLHEECGVRIVHCNLKPQNILIDEAWTAKISDFGLARLLKQPQQPEFLTDDEVRSSYLAPEWKNEASPSLSSCSSPLVSVKVDIYSYGVVVLEIVCRRRSIDVNVKCPEEVLLSSWVYQCYAEGELRKLVVNESEEEDTDWKTLERMVKVGLWCVQDDPSLRPSMKNVILMLEGWKPIPTPPSPLAST, from the exons ATGGCTTCTAAATCCCCCATTCTCATTGTTCTGCTCTTTCTGTCTTCTATTCTACTGCTACACTCATCACTTGCAGATGCAGGTGATGGAATAACCAAGATTGAGTTGGGTCATTCCCTCTCTCCAAAAGGAAACCAATCTTCATCATGGTTATCAAGTTCTGGACATTTTGCATTTGGATTTTACCCTCATGCTCAAGGCTATGGCTATGCTGTTGGTATATGGCTGCTTGGTGAGCCTGACATCACTCTAGTATGGACTGCTAACCGCAACGATCCGCCGCTACCTTCTTCCTCCACCTTACTTTTGACCATTGATGGCTTGGTTCTTCAACAAGGACAAAAGATTACTAATAATGTCACAGGGGCTTCTATGGCATCCATGCTGGATTCCGGAAACTTTGTAATCTATGATGATTCACATGTTGTTGTGTGGCAAAGCTTTGATCATCCAACCGATACCATTTTAGGAGGTCAGAACTTAACTGCAGCAAACAGATTGGTGTCTAGTTTGTCCAAAACAGATCATTCCACTGGACTTTTCTATCTTATCATGCAAGAATCGGATAGCAACCTTGTTGCTTATCCCCTCAAAACCTTACCATACGCTGAGGATCACTACTGGGCTGAGATTGACAATGCTACTACCGG ttCGGTGCAGCTGAGTCTTAACACGGAAGGATTTCTTTGCCTAAGAGAGCATCAATGTTTTGTCAACAACACAAACTTGTTGAAAAATAGCAATTCTCAGAAACAGAACACAACCTCAATATACCGGGCAACATTTGATTTTGATGGGGTTTTCAGATTGTATGAGCACCAATTTGATGGTGAGGGAAATAGAAGGCAATTAAGTGTTCAAATTAGGTGGGAAGCCTTGCATGATAAATGCCAAATCAATGGTTTTTGTGGCTTCAACAGTTACTGCTCCAACACCAATATGTGTCACTGTTATCCTGGTTTCGTCCCCATCAGCAACAATGGCATGTTTCTGGAATGCAAACTGAACTACAGCAAAGACGAATGTCAATCTAATCCTGACCCATCTTCGCTGTACGATGTTACTCTTTTGGAGCACATGTCATGGAGTGATTTCCCATATTTGGTTAAAAAAGAAACAACAATGGAAGCATGTGAGGAATCTTGCAAGGAAGATTGTGATTGTGGGGGAGCATTGTATGCAAATAATGGTGGTATCTGCAGCATATACAGGCTTCCACTCAGATATGGCAGAAAGGTTCCAAATGCATCAGACACAGCCACAGCCATTTTCAAAGTTCCTTATCATTCAGGATTTCTAATTAACCAAACACATCTAGACCCGGATTCCCATGTTGTTGTTGATAACAAGAGAAGCCTAATACTGATTCTATCCTCTTCTTTGGGTTCTGTTACTTTGCTCTGTGTGATCATTGCTGTCTCGGTTTTCTTCAATTATAGGCATCATGTTTATAGTTATGCAAAGTTGTCTGCAAGCTCAAACCTGGGAATCACCAAGGAATGTTCATTGCGCTCGTTTTCCTTTGACGAACTTGTGGAAGCAACTAGTGGCTTCACGGAAGAGATAGGAAGAGGGTCTTATGGAGCAGTTTATAAAGGAACAATAACAGGTGATGGTAGTAACAAAACCGTTGCTGTGAAGAGACTAGAGAGGATTGCTGATGATGAAGGAGAGAGGGAATTCCGAGCTGAAGTTACTGCCATTGCTCGAACTCACCATAGGAATCTGGTTAAGCTTGTTGGGTATTGTATTGAAGGGTCAAGGAAGCTTCTTGTTTATGAATATGTTAGCAATGGCTGCCTCGCGAATCTTCTGTTTAAGGGTaagaatcatcatcatcatcatcatgatcagGCACTTCCATGgaaagagaggattaaaattgcATTGGATGTAGCCAGAGGAGTGCAGTATCTGCATGAAGAGTGCGGGGTTCGAATCGTCCATTGCAATCTTAAGCCACAAAATATACTGATTGATGAAGCATGGACAGCAAAGATATCTGATTTTGGATTAGCACGGCTTTTGAAGCAGCCTCAACAACCAGAGTTTCTTACTGATGATGAGGTAAGAAGCAGTTACTTGGCACCTGAATGGAAGAATGAGGCATCACCATCTTTATCTTCATGTTCATCTCCATTGGTGTCTGTGAAAGTTGATATTTACAGCTATGGGGTTGTGGTGTTGGAGATAGTGTGCCGCAGAAGAAGTATAGATGTAAACGTGAAGTGTCCAGAGGAGGTTCTTCTTTCAAGTTGGGTGTATCAGTGTTATGCAGAAGGAGAGTTGAGGAAGCTTGTTGTTAATGAATCAGAAGAAGAGGATACAGATTGGAAGACATTAGAGAGAATGGTGAAGGTGGGGTTGTGGTGTGTGCAGGATGATCCATCACTGCGTCCTTCAATGAAGAATGTTATCTTGATGTTGGAAGGTTGGAAACCTATTCCAACTCCTCCATCTCCTCTTGCTTCAACTTAA
- the LOC112707637 gene encoding G-type lectin S-receptor-like serine/threonine-protein kinase LECRK2 isoform X2 produces MEFTEWIAQWKDAGDGITKIELGHSLSPKGNQSSSWLSSSGHFAFGFYPHAQGYGYAVGIWLLGEPDITLVWTANRNDPPLPSSSTLLLTIDGLVLQQGQKITNNVTGASMASMLDSGNFVIYDDSHVVVWQSFDHPTDTILGGQNLTAANRLVSSLSKTDHSTGLFYLIMQESDSNLVAYPLKTLPYAEDHYWAEIDNATTGSVQLSLNTEGFLCLREHQCFVNNTNLLKNSNSQKQNTTSIYRATFDFDGVFRLYEHQFDGEGNRRQLSVQIRWEALHDKCQINGFCGFNSYCSNTNMCHCYPGFVPISNNGMFLECKLNYSKDECQSNPDPSSLYDVTLLEHMSWSDFPYLVKKETTMEACEESCKEDCDCGGALYANNGGICSIYRLPLRYGRKVPNASDTATAIFKVPYHSGFLINQTHLDPDSHVVVDNKRSLILILSSSLGSVTLLCVIIAVSVFFNYRHHVYSYAKLSASSNLGITKECSLRSFSFDELVEATSGFTEEIGRGSYGAVYKGTITGDGSNKTVAVKRLERIADDEGEREFRAEVTAIARTHHRNLVKLVGYCIEGSRKLLVYEYVSNGCLANLLFKGKNHHHHHHDQALPWKERIKIALDVARGVQYLHEECGVRIVHCNLKPQNILIDEAWTAKISDFGLARLLKQPQQPEFLTDDEVRSSYLAPEWKNEASPSLSSCSSPLVSVKVDIYSYGVVVLEIVCRRRSIDVNVKCPEEVLLSSWVYQCYAEGELRKLVVNESEEEDTDWKTLERMVKVGLWCVQDDPSLRPSMKNVILMLEGWKPIPTPPSPLAST; encoded by the exons ATGGAGTTCACAGAGTGGATTGCACAATGGAAAG ATGCAGGTGATGGAATAACCAAGATTGAGTTGGGTCATTCCCTCTCTCCAAAAGGAAACCAATCTTCATCATGGTTATCAAGTTCTGGACATTTTGCATTTGGATTTTACCCTCATGCTCAAGGCTATGGCTATGCTGTTGGTATATGGCTGCTTGGTGAGCCTGACATCACTCTAGTATGGACTGCTAACCGCAACGATCCGCCGCTACCTTCTTCCTCCACCTTACTTTTGACCATTGATGGCTTGGTTCTTCAACAAGGACAAAAGATTACTAATAATGTCACAGGGGCTTCTATGGCATCCATGCTGGATTCCGGAAACTTTGTAATCTATGATGATTCACATGTTGTTGTGTGGCAAAGCTTTGATCATCCAACCGATACCATTTTAGGAGGTCAGAACTTAACTGCAGCAAACAGATTGGTGTCTAGTTTGTCCAAAACAGATCATTCCACTGGACTTTTCTATCTTATCATGCAAGAATCGGATAGCAACCTTGTTGCTTATCCCCTCAAAACCTTACCATACGCTGAGGATCACTACTGGGCTGAGATTGACAATGCTACTACCGG ttCGGTGCAGCTGAGTCTTAACACGGAAGGATTTCTTTGCCTAAGAGAGCATCAATGTTTTGTCAACAACACAAACTTGTTGAAAAATAGCAATTCTCAGAAACAGAACACAACCTCAATATACCGGGCAACATTTGATTTTGATGGGGTTTTCAGATTGTATGAGCACCAATTTGATGGTGAGGGAAATAGAAGGCAATTAAGTGTTCAAATTAGGTGGGAAGCCTTGCATGATAAATGCCAAATCAATGGTTTTTGTGGCTTCAACAGTTACTGCTCCAACACCAATATGTGTCACTGTTATCCTGGTTTCGTCCCCATCAGCAACAATGGCATGTTTCTGGAATGCAAACTGAACTACAGCAAAGACGAATGTCAATCTAATCCTGACCCATCTTCGCTGTACGATGTTACTCTTTTGGAGCACATGTCATGGAGTGATTTCCCATATTTGGTTAAAAAAGAAACAACAATGGAAGCATGTGAGGAATCTTGCAAGGAAGATTGTGATTGTGGGGGAGCATTGTATGCAAATAATGGTGGTATCTGCAGCATATACAGGCTTCCACTCAGATATGGCAGAAAGGTTCCAAATGCATCAGACACAGCCACAGCCATTTTCAAAGTTCCTTATCATTCAGGATTTCTAATTAACCAAACACATCTAGACCCGGATTCCCATGTTGTTGTTGATAACAAGAGAAGCCTAATACTGATTCTATCCTCTTCTTTGGGTTCTGTTACTTTGCTCTGTGTGATCATTGCTGTCTCGGTTTTCTTCAATTATAGGCATCATGTTTATAGTTATGCAAAGTTGTCTGCAAGCTCAAACCTGGGAATCACCAAGGAATGTTCATTGCGCTCGTTTTCCTTTGACGAACTTGTGGAAGCAACTAGTGGCTTCACGGAAGAGATAGGAAGAGGGTCTTATGGAGCAGTTTATAAAGGAACAATAACAGGTGATGGTAGTAACAAAACCGTTGCTGTGAAGAGACTAGAGAGGATTGCTGATGATGAAGGAGAGAGGGAATTCCGAGCTGAAGTTACTGCCATTGCTCGAACTCACCATAGGAATCTGGTTAAGCTTGTTGGGTATTGTATTGAAGGGTCAAGGAAGCTTCTTGTTTATGAATATGTTAGCAATGGCTGCCTCGCGAATCTTCTGTTTAAGGGTaagaatcatcatcatcatcatcatgatcagGCACTTCCATGgaaagagaggattaaaattgcATTGGATGTAGCCAGAGGAGTGCAGTATCTGCATGAAGAGTGCGGGGTTCGAATCGTCCATTGCAATCTTAAGCCACAAAATATACTGATTGATGAAGCATGGACAGCAAAGATATCTGATTTTGGATTAGCACGGCTTTTGAAGCAGCCTCAACAACCAGAGTTTCTTACTGATGATGAGGTAAGAAGCAGTTACTTGGCACCTGAATGGAAGAATGAGGCATCACCATCTTTATCTTCATGTTCATCTCCATTGGTGTCTGTGAAAGTTGATATTTACAGCTATGGGGTTGTGGTGTTGGAGATAGTGTGCCGCAGAAGAAGTATAGATGTAAACGTGAAGTGTCCAGAGGAGGTTCTTCTTTCAAGTTGGGTGTATCAGTGTTATGCAGAAGGAGAGTTGAGGAAGCTTGTTGTTAATGAATCAGAAGAAGAGGATACAGATTGGAAGACATTAGAGAGAATGGTGAAGGTGGGGTTGTGGTGTGTGCAGGATGATCCATCACTGCGTCCTTCAATGAAGAATGTTATCTTGATGTTGGAAGGTTGGAAACCTATTCCAACTCCTCCATCTCCTCTTGCTTCAACTTAA
- the LOC112707649 gene encoding peroxidase 25: MDAILSYLVMFMMMTLAVVQAQLRTGFYSSSCPSAEAIIRSTVESHFNKDPTIAPGLLRLHFHDCFVQGCDGSILIADSSAERNAVQNIGLRGFEVIDDAKSQIEATCPGVVSCADILALAARDAVHLSGGPSWLVPTGRRDGRISSSNQASNMPSPLDPVSVQKQKFSAKGLDVHDLVTLLGAHTIGQTDCRFFSYRLYNFTTTGNADPTINQSFLELLQAQCPKNGDGLRKVALDKDSPVKFDVSYFKNVRDGSGVLESDQRLWEDPATKSVVQNYAGNIRGILGLRFEFEFPKAMIKLSSIEVKAGSQGEIRKVCSKFN, from the exons ATGGATGCCATATTGAGCTACCTAGTTATGTTTATGATGATGACTTTGGCAGTAGTTCAAGCCCAACTAAGAACAGGGTTTTATTCTAGTTCATGCCCAAGTGCTGAGGCCATTATACGGTCCACTGTTGAATCTCACTTCAATAAAGATCCTACCATTGCTCCTGGCCTTCTCAGGCTTCATTTCCATGATTGCTTTGTACAG GGGTGCGATGGTTCAATTTTGATTGCAGACTCTTCTGCAGAAAGGAATGCAGTGCAAAACATTGGTCTAAGAGGTTTTGAAGTCATTGATGATGCAAAATCACAGATAGAAGCTACATGCCCTGGAGTTGTCTCATGTGCTGACATTCTAGCATTGGCAGCCAGGGATGCAGTCCATTTG AGTGGTGGTCCAAGTTGGCTAGTACCAACAGGAAGAAGAGATGGGAGGATTTCTTCATCAAATCAAGCCTCAAACATGCCTTCTCCGCTTGACCCGGTTTCTGTCCAGAAGCAAAAATTTTCAGCCAAAGGTCTAGATGTTCATGACCTTGTCACCTTATTAG GTGCACACACCATAGGGCAGACAGACTGCAGGTTCTTCAGTTACCGTTTATACAATTTCACGACCACAGGGAACGCTGATCCTACCATAAACCAATCTTTCTTGGAGCTGCTTCAAGCTCAGTGTCCCAAAAACGGAGATGGTTTGAGAAAGGTGGCACTGGACAAAGATAGTCCTGTAAAGTTTGATGTTAGTTACTTCAAGAACGTGCGTGATGGTAGTGGGGTTCTAGAGTCAGATCAGAGGCTGTGGGAAGATCCAGCTACAAAAAGTGTAGTTCAGAATTATGCTGGGAACATTAGAGGGATACTGGGATTAAGATTTGAATTCGAGTTTCCTAAGGCCATGATTAAGTTGAGTAGCATTGAAGTGAAGGCTGGTAGTCAAGGAGAAATTAGAAAAGTGTGCTCTAAATTTAACTGA
- the LOC112781271 gene encoding uncharacterized protein: MCEVKQREERVEMGKGNPQRRSTGDELHTAARSGDLVAIQMILTSNPLAVNSRDKHSRTLVMLHVSSENDLIVSYLCKNKANVGASAMDDMAAIHFATQKRHLEVVKALVAAGASIKVCTCKGMNSLHYAAQGSHLELVRYLAKKGASLTAKIRARKTPLDLANNEEVRSFLEEFERSAKNRASSNKNKAEQSDPKASTLESEDNSSAKQPAVAVDEENGDGEKRETNEDDENSDREKRKANEEDAREDSSQSKRAKVKLSHLQSSDDIQEEEEEDM, encoded by the exons ATGTGTGAAGTGAAGCAGCGAGAGGAACGTGTGGAGATGGGTAAAGGCAACCCACAGAGAAGAAGCACCGGCGACGAGCTCCATACGGCGGCAAGGTCCGGTGATCTCGTCGCTATTCAGATGATTTTGACTTCAAACCCTTTGGCTGTTAATTCCAGAGACAAGCATTCGAGAACACT AGTTATGCTGCATGTTTCATCTGAAAATGATTTG ATAGTAAGTTATCTGTGCAAGAATAAGGCTAATGTTGGTGCTTCTGCTATGGATGACATGGCCGCAATACACTTTGCTACTCAAAAGAGACATTTGGAAGTTGTTAAGGCTCTAGTTGCAGCTGGTGCATCCATCAAGGTTTGTACTTGCAAAGGCATGAATTCATTACACTACGCAGCTCAAGGTTCCCATCTGGAGCTTGTTAGGTACTTGGCCAAGAAAGGGGCGAGTCTTACTGCCAAGATAAGGGCAAGAAAGACTCCTTTGGATCTTGCTAACAATGAAGAAGTCCGCTCATTTCTGGAGGAATTCGAAAGATCAGCCAAGAACAGAGCATCtagcaacaaaaataaagctGAACAGTCTGATCCAAAAGCATCCACGTTGGAATCAGAAGATAATTCAAGTGCCAAACAGCCTGCAGTGGCTGTCGATGAAGAAAACGGTgatggagagaagagagagactAATGAGGATGACGAAAATAGTGATAGAGAGAAGAGGAAGGCTAACGAAGAGGACGCAAGAGAAGACTCATCACAATCAAAAAGAGCAAAAGTTAAGTTGAGCCATCTCCAAAGTTCAGATgatatccaagaagaagaagaagaagacatgtAG
- the LOC112707668 gene encoding heme oxygenase 1, chloroplastic has protein sequence MSMEFVCVSEAPPRKMFVEELKSVSMKMHTREQARDGEKQPKQPEERSVSKWDPTIDGYLKFLVDSMVVFDTLEKIIQHAFYPSYDEFRNTGLERCANLAKDLKWFKEEGHAIPEPSSPGLNYAKYLKELSESDEQAFICHFYNIYFAHSAGGRMIGKKVAEKLLNKKELEFYKWDGNLSQLLQNVRDKLNKVTEGWTEEEKKRCLAETEKTFKMSGEVLRLILSRS, from the exons ATGTCTATGGAGTTTGTGTGTGTGTCTGAAGCTCCACCCAGGAAGATGTTTGTGGAGGAACTGAAGTCTGTGTCTATGAAGATGCATACAAGGGAGCAGGCTAGAGATGGTGAGAAGCAACCTAAGCAACCTGAGGAGCGATCAGTTTCCAAATGGGACCCTACCATTGATGGATACCTCAAGTTTCTTGTGGATAGCATggttgtttttgacactcttgaGAAGATCATCCAACATGCTTTTTACCCTTCAT ATGATGAATTCAGGAACACAGGGTTGGAAAGGTGTGCAAATTTGGCAAAAGATTTGAAGTGGTTCAAGGAAGAAGGTCATGCCATCCCAGAACCTTCTTCACCAGGTCTTAACTATGCCAAGTATCTCAAGGAGTTGTCGGAGAGCGACGAGCAAGCCTTTATCTGCCACTTTTACAACATCTACTTCGCACATTCAGCCGGTGGAAGAATGATTGGGAAAAAG GTAGCTGAAAAGTTGCTTAACAAGAAAGAGTTAGAGTTTTATAAATGGGATGGCAACCTTTCCCAGTTGTTACAGAACGTGAGGGACAAGCTGAACAAAGTTACTGAA GGATGGactgaagaagagaagaaacgtTGTCTTGCTGAAACGGAGAAAACATTCAAGATGTCAGGCGAGGTTCTCCGTTTGATACTGTCACGATCATAG
- the LOC112707675 gene encoding protein BUNDLE SHEATH DEFECTIVE 2, chloroplastic — MAHSLCFAPICSLKSSNRPGVVTGNSVVRKAFPITEACQNAKARRFQSLEVKAAEDNSQTTTKTRTIVCPDCDGNGAILCTQCKGTGVNSVDHFNGQFKAGGLCWLCRGKKDILCGNCNGAGFIGGFMSTFDD; from the exons ATGGCGCACTCTCTTTGTTTCGCTCCTATTTGTTCCTTAAAGTCCTCGAACCGACCAG GAGTAGTTACTGGAAATTCGGTTGTTCGAAAAGCTTTTCCGATAACAGAAGCATGCCAGAATGCTAAAGCTCGAAGATTTCAGTCTTTGGAGGTTAAG GCTGCGGAAGACAACAGTCAAACCACCACAAAAACAAGGACCATTGTTTGTCCTGACTGTGACGGAAATG GTGCAATCTTATGCACTCAATGCAAAGGCACTGGAGTTAACTCAGTAGACCACTTCAATGGACAGTTTAAAGCTGGTGGATTATGTTGGCTATGCAG GGGTAAAAAGGACATCTTGTGTGGAAATTGTAATGGGGCTGGCTTCATTGGTGGATTCATGAGCACATTTGATGATTAG